GACGGAGATCGGGATCGTGATCCGCGACCGCGCGGTGCCCGCCGAGGTGGTGCGGCCTCCGTTCCACAAGGGCGGGACGGTGAAGTCTTGACCACGGGCTCGCGCCGGGGCGCGGGAGGGCGGTAGCGATGGCCGAGGTCGTCCTCATCACCACCGAGGACCTGGAGCCGGCGGTGCGGCTGCGCGGCGCCTTCGAGGCGGCGGGCTTCCGCGTGGAGCTGCTGGCCGCGGGCGAGAGCCTGGCCGACGCGCTGGGCGAACCTCTCCTCGTGGTCGTCACCGGCCACCTGCGCGAGCGACGCGCCCGCGCCATCGTGTCCGCCGCGCGCGAGCGGGGGCGCCTGCCGGTGATCGGTCTCACGGAGGCGGAGGAGCGCACCGACCGCGAGGCGTGCCGGGCGATGGGCCTCTCGGAGTGCTTCGCCAAGCCGATCGACGCGGACGAGGTGGCGCTGGTGGGCCGCCGGCTGATCGAGCGCGAGCAGCTGCGCGAGATCACCGGCATCGTGGGCGAGACGGAGGCGATGGAGGAGGTGCTGGAGCGGGTGGTGCAGATCGCCCCCGTGAACGCCACCGTGCTCATCCTGGGCGAGAGCGGCACCGGCAAGGAGCTGGTGGCGCGGGGCATCCACGCCCTCAGCCCGCGCCGCCACAAGCCGTTCATCGCCGTGAACGTGGCCGCGCTGCCGGAGAACCTGCTCGAGAGCGAGCTCTTCGGGCACGAGAAGGGCGCGTTCACCGGCGCGGCGTCGCTGCGCAAGGGCTTCTTCGAGCTGGCGGACCGGGGGACGATCTTCCTCGACGAGATCGGGGAGATGCCGCCCGCCACGCAGGTCAAGCTGCTGCGCGTGCTGGAGGAGCGCGAGTTCCGGCGCGTGGGCGGCGAGGACGTGATCCGCGTGGACGTGCGCGTGCTGGCGGCCACCAACCGCGACCTGCGCGACCAGGTGCTGGCCGGCCAGTTCCGCCGCGACCTGTACCACCGGCTCAACGTGCTGCGCGTGGACCTGCCGCCGCTGCGCGAGCGCCGGCCGGACATCCCCCGGCTGATCGAGGGGTTCATCCGCACGTTCAGCGCGGCGCACGACCGGCCGTTCATGGGCATCGACCCGGAGGCGCTGCGGCTGCTGGTGGAGTACGACTGGCCGGGCAACGTGCGCGAGCTGCGCAACCTGATCGAGAGCATGGTGGTGCTCGCGCCGGGCCGCGTGATCCGCCCGGAAGACATCCCGCCCGAGGTGCGCCACGGCCGCCGCGAGCGGGCGCTGGTGCCCATGGTGATGCCGCGCGTGGAGACCGGTCCCGCCCCGGCCGAGGGCGGCGAGGTTGCGGCCCAGGCGCCGGCGCAGCTGGAGTTCCTGCTGCGCACGCTGTTTGACCTGCGCATGGACGTGGACGAGCTGCGCCGCGAGTTCGAGATCCACCGCGAACGGCAGCGCGACCCGCTGGCGCTGCCTGCCGTCTCCGGCGCCGCGCTCTATCCCGGCGCCTTCGAGCTGGGCGGCCCCATGCCGCTCCCCGAGCCGGAGCCGGAGCCCCAGGAGCGCGGCACCGTCGTCTTCCGGCCCGGCATGACGATGGAGCAGATGGAGCGCGAGGCCATCGCCGCCGCCCTCCGCGAAGCCCGCGGCAACCGCCGCCGCGCGGCCGAGATGCTCGACATCGGCGAGCGGACGCTCTACCGCAAGCTCAAGGAGTACGGGCTGGAGGCGTAGGTCCCGGCAGCCGAGCTCCGGCGACTGAAGTCGCGGCAACGACTGCGCAAAGTCCCCCTGCGGGGACTAACCCCGATGCGTTCATCGCACGTCAGCTCAAGTGCGCGTCGAAGCTAGCCAACCCTCTCCCACGCAGTTTGTGGGGGAAGGTCGACGAGCCTAGCGAGGCGGGGAGGGGGCATTCCTCGGCGAGCAATCCAGCCGGGGATCGCGTGTGCCGTCCGACAGCCATATCCGACCCCCGTGCTCCCGTTCACCGTCCGTTCCCTCATCTCCGGTGCGCATGACTGACTCGGCTTCGCTCTACCGCTGCTTCGCGGCGACCGCGCCCGGGCTGGAGCCGCTGGCGGCGGCCGAGCTGCGCGCGCTGGGCATCGCGGGCGTGGCGGAGGCGGGCGGCGTGGCGTGGGAGGGCACGGCGGAGCAGCTGTACGCGGCCAACCTGTGGCTCCGCACCGCCAGCCGAGTGACGGTGCGGGTGGCGGAGTTCCGCGCGCGCAGCTTCATCGAGCTGGAGCGGCACGCGCGGCGGTTGCTGTGGGAGACGTGGGTGCGTAAGGGCGAGCCCGTGCGGCTGCGCGTGACATCGAAGAAGTCCAAGCTGTACCACGAGGGCGCCATCGCCGAGCGGCTGCTGGGGTGGATCGGCGAGCGCGTGGGCGGCATCGGGGCGGCGACGGCGGCGAAGGGCGTGGAGGACGAGGACGACGGCGCCACGGGAGATGCGCAGCTGTTCGTGGTCCGCGCCGTCCGCGACGGCTTCACCATCAGCGCCGACAGCTCGGGCGCGCTGCTGCACCTGCGCGGCTACCGCCAGGCGCTCGCGAAGGCGCCCCTGCGCGAGACGCTGGCAGCCGCGACCCTGCTGGGCAGCGGCTGGACGGGAGATGCGGCCCTTCTCGACCCCATGTGCGGCGCGGGCACCATCCCCATCGAAGCGGCTCTCATCGCGCGCAACGTCGCGCCGGGCCTCGCGACCGCGGACCGGACGCCGCGCGCGTACGCCTTCACCGCGTGGCCGGGCTTCGACGCGGACGCGTGGACGCGCGTCGTAGAGCAGGCGCGCGAGGCGATCCGGCCCGCGGCGGAAGTACCCATCATCGGCTCGGACCGTGACGAGGGCGCGATCGGGGCGGCGGCGGCGAACGCCGAACGCGCGGGGGTTTCGGAAGATGTGGAGCTGTCGGTTCGCTCGCTGTCGGCAATCGACGCGAGGACGGGGCCGGGGTGGCTGGTGAGCAATCCCCCGTACGGCGTTCG
This genomic interval from Longimicrobiaceae bacterium contains the following:
- a CDS encoding sigma-54 dependent transcriptional regulator is translated as MAEVVLITTEDLEPAVRLRGAFEAAGFRVELLAAGESLADALGEPLLVVVTGHLRERRARAIVSAARERGRLPVIGLTEAEERTDREACRAMGLSECFAKPIDADEVALVGRRLIEREQLREITGIVGETEAMEEVLERVVQIAPVNATVLILGESGTGKELVARGIHALSPRRHKPFIAVNVAALPENLLESELFGHEKGAFTGAASLRKGFFELADRGTIFLDEIGEMPPATQVKLLRVLEEREFRRVGGEDVIRVDVRVLAATNRDLRDQVLAGQFRRDLYHRLNVLRVDLPPLRERRPDIPRLIEGFIRTFSAAHDRPFMGIDPEALRLLVEYDWPGNVRELRNLIESMVVLAPGRVIRPEDIPPEVRHGRRERALVPMVMPRVETGPAPAEGGEVAAQAPAQLEFLLRTLFDLRMDVDELRREFEIHRERQRDPLALPAVSGAALYPGAFELGGPMPLPEPEPEPQERGTVVFRPGMTMEQMEREAIAAALREARGNRRRAAEMLDIGERTLYRKLKEYGLEA